A single region of the Corallococcus macrosporus genome encodes:
- a CDS encoding ABC transporter permease codes for MSQLLQDVRLSLRRMRREPVFTGVVVATLALAIGATTAVFSLVYQVLLKPLPYPEPQELLRLYQSTPQRERGGVAYSYLQAWRERSDAFQGIEGVTAVDYTLTGPGAAQRVRAGLATPGLLPLLGVRPERGQAFGPESQVPGRDRGVLLSHAFWWRHFAGRADVVGQTVTLDGTPHVVQGVLPASFRFWPGVELWMPLAPATAAPGQVPEELYVRGVGRLRPGVPLERARAELEERSRAWAATVGGGEAVPGVRLVPLHEQVVETSREQLWLLAGVMVLVLCVACANVANLLLARASAREREVAVRAALGADRGRLVRQFLVESAVLAVLGGAVGLLLALWGMDLLRVFVPGEVVSPEEIRLEPHVLAIAAGLSLTTSILFGLVPALRASRAEAKGALGGLRGGRGATGPVRARAVLVVAQVALALVPLVGAGLMLRTLHALHSVAPGFEPHGVSAMDLSFPREAYGEDDTRRRLVSAELLARVRALPSVQSAGLASTLPLWNRNGFSAVLLPGETEREADAREPVNFRAVSDGYFATLRIPLKEGRDVRASDGAGSAPVMVVNEAFVKRFLPKGPSLGQRARLTLDGEPFREVVGVVGDVHHASLAEEPRAEVYLPMDQFEGLHMVIAVRATRSAQALVPALREQLRAVDPGLPLMQVRDLEDVVSESLGRTQVMGGLLTAMAVLALTLAGVGLYGVLAYTVSQRTRELGIRMALGATDRQVLWLVVGQGLRLAAVGVGVGLVGAAVLARGLAGMLYGVGTLDALTFGGVPLLLGVVALVASWLPARRALRVTPAIALRADE; via the coding sequence ATGTCCCAGCTCCTCCAAGACGTCCGCCTGTCGCTGCGCCGGATGCGCCGCGAGCCCGTGTTCACCGGGGTGGTCGTGGCCACGCTCGCGCTCGCCATCGGCGCCACCACCGCGGTCTTCAGCCTCGTGTACCAGGTGCTGCTCAAGCCCCTGCCGTACCCCGAGCCCCAGGAGCTGCTGCGCCTGTACCAGTCGACGCCGCAGCGCGAGCGGGGCGGGGTGGCGTACTCGTACCTCCAGGCGTGGCGCGAGCGCTCGGACGCGTTCCAGGGCATCGAGGGCGTGACCGCCGTGGACTACACGCTGACCGGTCCGGGCGCGGCGCAGCGGGTGCGGGCGGGGCTGGCCACTCCGGGCCTGTTGCCCCTGCTGGGCGTGCGGCCCGAGCGCGGCCAGGCCTTCGGTCCCGAGTCCCAGGTGCCCGGGCGCGACCGGGGCGTGCTCCTGTCCCATGCCTTCTGGTGGCGCCACTTCGCGGGACGCGCGGACGTGGTGGGGCAGACGGTGACGCTCGATGGCACCCCGCACGTCGTCCAGGGCGTGCTGCCCGCGTCGTTCCGCTTCTGGCCAGGCGTGGAGCTGTGGATGCCGCTGGCCCCCGCGACCGCCGCACCGGGGCAGGTTCCGGAGGAACTCTACGTGCGCGGCGTGGGCCGGCTGCGGCCGGGCGTTCCGCTGGAGCGCGCCCGTGCGGAGCTGGAGGAGCGCTCGCGCGCCTGGGCCGCGACGGTGGGTGGAGGTGAAGCGGTGCCCGGAGTGCGCCTGGTGCCGCTGCATGAACAGGTGGTGGAGACGTCCCGCGAGCAGCTGTGGCTGCTGGCCGGAGTGATGGTGCTGGTGCTGTGCGTGGCGTGCGCCAACGTGGCGAACCTGCTGCTCGCGCGAGCCAGTGCCCGGGAGCGGGAGGTGGCCGTGCGCGCGGCGCTGGGCGCGGACCGGGGCCGGCTGGTGCGGCAGTTCCTGGTGGAGAGCGCGGTGCTGGCGGTGCTGGGCGGCGCGGTGGGGCTGCTCCTGGCGCTGTGGGGCATGGACCTGCTGCGCGTGTTCGTGCCCGGTGAGGTGGTGTCACCCGAGGAGATCCGGCTGGAGCCGCACGTGCTCGCCATCGCGGCGGGGCTGTCGCTGACCACGAGCATCCTCTTCGGTCTGGTGCCCGCGTTGCGCGCTTCCCGCGCGGAGGCGAAGGGCGCGCTCGGAGGCCTTCGCGGAGGAAGGGGCGCGACGGGGCCGGTGCGGGCGCGGGCGGTGCTGGTGGTGGCGCAGGTCGCGCTGGCGCTCGTGCCGCTGGTGGGCGCGGGGCTGATGCTGCGCACGCTCCACGCACTGCACTCCGTAGCACCTGGCTTTGAGCCGCACGGTGTCAGCGCGATGGATCTGTCGTTCCCTCGCGAGGCGTATGGAGAGGACGACACGCGACGGCGGCTGGTGAGCGCGGAGCTGCTGGCGCGCGTGCGGGCGCTGCCGTCGGTGCAGTCGGCGGGACTGGCCAGCACGTTGCCGCTGTGGAATCGCAACGGTTTCAGCGCGGTGCTGCTGCCCGGTGAGACGGAGCGCGAGGCCGATGCGCGCGAGCCCGTCAACTTCCGCGCGGTGAGCGATGGCTACTTCGCCACGCTGCGCATCCCACTGAAGGAAGGCCGTGACGTGCGCGCCTCGGACGGCGCGGGGAGCGCGCCAGTGATGGTGGTCAATGAAGCCTTCGTGAAGCGCTTTCTTCCGAAGGGTCCCTCCCTGGGACAGCGCGCCCGGCTGACGCTCGACGGCGAGCCGTTCCGGGAGGTGGTGGGCGTGGTGGGAGACGTGCACCACGCGAGCCTCGCGGAGGAGCCGCGCGCGGAGGTGTACCTGCCCATGGATCAGTTCGAGGGCCTGCACATGGTCATCGCCGTGCGCGCCACCCGGAGCGCACAGGCGCTGGTGCCCGCGCTGCGTGAACAGCTTCGCGCGGTGGATCCGGGCCTGCCGCTCATGCAGGTGCGCGACCTGGAGGACGTGGTGTCGGAGAGCCTGGGGCGTACGCAGGTGATGGGCGGCCTGCTCACGGCCATGGCCGTGCTCGCGCTGACGCTGGCGGGCGTGGGGCTGTACGGCGTGCTGGCGTACACGGTGAGCCAGCGCACGCGCGAGCTGGGCATCCGCATGGCGCTGGGCGCGACGGATCGGCAGGTGCTGTGGCTGGTGGTGGGGCAGGGACTCCGGCTGGCCGCGGTGGGCGTCGGAGTGGGGCTGGTGGGCGCGGCGGTGCTCGCGCGCGGGCTCGCGGGGATGCTCTACGGCGTGGGAACGCTGGACGCCCTGACGTTCGGAGGCGTGCCCCTGCTGTTGGGAGTGGTGGCGCTCGTGGCCAGTTGGCTGCCCGCTCGCCGCGCGCTGCGCGTGACGCCCGCCATCGCGCTGCGCGCCGACGAATAA
- a CDS encoding class I SAM-dependent methyltransferase codes for MRNALMAASFLALAGCSHSTPTAPASSPQAQAASVPAQALVDAPDRTEADRKLDAGRHPAALLEFVGVKPGMQVAELMAGGGYTTELLARAVGPTGKVYGENPKVVLERFAEKPWQERLARPVNQNVVRLDRELDAPFPPELNGTLDAVVSHIIYHDTGWLGVDRAKMNAAVFQALKPGGVYVILDSSGKPGTGITEGQTLHRIDEQLVRDEVQAAGFKFQEEANTWRNPEDTRDWNSSPGAAGERRGTSDRFAFKFVKP; via the coding sequence ATGCGCAATGCACTGATGGCGGCTTCGTTCCTTGCCCTCGCGGGCTGTTCCCACTCGACGCCCACGGCTCCGGCGTCCTCCCCCCAGGCCCAGGCGGCGTCCGTGCCGGCGCAGGCGCTGGTGGACGCGCCGGACCGCACGGAGGCGGACCGCAAGCTGGACGCGGGCCGGCACCCCGCGGCCCTGCTCGAGTTCGTGGGCGTGAAGCCCGGCATGCAGGTGGCGGAGCTGATGGCGGGCGGCGGCTACACCACGGAGCTGCTGGCTCGCGCGGTGGGGCCCACGGGCAAGGTGTACGGCGAGAACCCCAAGGTCGTGCTGGAGCGCTTCGCGGAGAAGCCGTGGCAGGAGCGGCTGGCGCGGCCGGTGAACCAGAACGTGGTGCGCCTGGACCGTGAGCTGGACGCGCCCTTCCCGCCCGAGCTCAACGGCACGCTGGACGCGGTGGTGAGCCACATCATCTACCACGACACCGGCTGGCTGGGCGTGGACCGGGCGAAGATGAACGCGGCGGTGTTCCAGGCGCTCAAGCCGGGCGGCGTCTACGTCATCCTCGACTCCAGCGGGAAGCCGGGCACGGGCATCACGGAAGGCCAGACGCTGCACCGCATCGACGAGCAGTTGGTGCGCGACGAGGTGCAGGCCGCGGGCTTCAAGTTCCAGGAGGAGGCCAACACCTGGCGCAACCCCGAGGACACGCGCGACTGGAACTCCAGCCCGGGAGCCGCGGGCGAGCGCCGGGGCACGAGCGACCGCTTCGCGTTCAAGTTCGTCAAGCCGTAG
- a CDS encoding YdeI/OmpD-associated family protein, whose protein sequence is MASHKFKAKLEVANDVGGRFVRCPFDSREAYGEARPPVVGTVNGHPFRSRLMVYGGITYLGFTQKVREAAGVEDGALLSITLERDTAPREIEVPEDLQRALDAEPALRDVFTKLAFTHRKEFVQALTEAKKEETRARRLAQTLEKLRAKVAK, encoded by the coding sequence ATGGCCTCTCACAAGTTCAAGGCGAAGCTCGAAGTGGCCAACGACGTGGGAGGCCGGTTCGTGCGCTGTCCGTTCGACAGCCGCGAGGCCTACGGTGAAGCGCGGCCTCCCGTGGTCGGCACCGTCAACGGGCATCCCTTCCGGAGCCGGTTGATGGTGTACGGCGGCATCACCTACCTGGGCTTCACCCAGAAGGTGCGCGAGGCCGCGGGCGTCGAGGACGGCGCGCTGCTGAGCATCACGCTGGAGCGCGACACGGCGCCTCGCGAGATTGAAGTGCCGGAGGACCTCCAGCGTGCGCTGGACGCGGAGCCCGCGCTGCGGGACGTGTTCACGAAGCTCGCGTTCACGCACCGCAAGGAGTTCGTCCAGGCGCTCACCGAGGCGAAGAAGGAGGAGACCCGCGCGCGCCGCCTCGCGCAGACGCTGGAGAAGCTGCGCGCCAAGGTGGCGAAGTAG
- a CDS encoding class I SAM-dependent methyltransferase, with protein MSRRFHAEPLILVLRHLEARLPSGPVSIDVPDPDLGHGRYPGERVEGGLVHRPLRSWCDLAEGLSCRLRTPRAVDATHVRLTFEPLGSEASWHAGGGTRTEAPQERYGAASDFARVRKFEDAGFLVPWLEAVGRLSLPPGARLLDLGVNRGDELAAFAEVEGIRFVGVDHSASALAEARTAFPDARHAFVQADLNALPSDLGRFDVVVSVGTLQSPGVDDRALLRKLVQEHLEPKASLVLGFPNSRFRDGEVVYGARVRNLREPDLSLLVKDLSFYRRYLHQHGFRTFLGGKYDLLLTAVRGQAFGSADEDA; from the coding sequence ATGTCACGCCGCTTCCACGCCGAGCCGTTGATCCTCGTGCTGCGCCACCTGGAGGCGCGGTTGCCCTCAGGGCCCGTGTCCATCGACGTGCCGGATCCGGACCTGGGCCACGGCCGCTATCCCGGGGAGCGCGTGGAGGGGGGACTGGTGCACCGGCCGCTGCGGAGCTGGTGCGACCTGGCGGAGGGACTGTCGTGCCGGCTGCGCACGCCGCGCGCGGTGGACGCAACGCACGTGCGGCTCACGTTCGAGCCGCTGGGGTCGGAGGCGTCGTGGCATGCGGGCGGAGGGACGCGCACGGAGGCGCCGCAGGAGCGCTATGGCGCCGCATCCGACTTCGCGCGCGTGCGGAAGTTCGAGGACGCGGGCTTCCTCGTGCCCTGGCTGGAGGCGGTGGGCCGGCTGTCATTGCCCCCGGGCGCGCGGCTCCTGGACCTGGGGGTGAACCGGGGCGATGAGCTGGCCGCGTTCGCGGAGGTGGAGGGCATCCGCTTCGTCGGGGTGGACCACAGCGCGAGCGCCCTGGCGGAAGCGCGGACGGCGTTCCCGGACGCGCGCCATGCCTTCGTGCAGGCGGACCTGAACGCGCTGCCCTCGGACCTGGGGCGCTTCGACGTGGTGGTGTCGGTGGGCACGTTGCAGAGCCCGGGCGTGGATGACCGCGCGCTCCTGCGCAAGCTGGTGCAGGAGCACCTGGAGCCCAAGGCCTCGCTGGTGCTGGGCTTCCCCAACTCACGCTTCCGCGACGGAGAGGTCGTGTACGGCGCGCGCGTGCGCAACCTGCGTGAGCCGGACCTGTCGCTCCTGGTGAAGGACCTGTCCTTCTACCGCCGCTACCTGCACCAGCACGGCTTCCGCACGTTCCTGGGCGGCAAGTACGACCTGCTGCTTACGGCGGTGAGAGGTCAGGCGTTCGGCTCGGCGGACGAAGACGCCTGA
- a CDS encoding sigma-70 family RNA polymerase sigma factor produces MNPADVFDPLRPRLLRIAYRMLGIVAEAEDVVQEAYLRWHQTDRAAVRDAEAVLVRTVTRLCLDVLKSARVRREEYVGTWLPEPIIETVEGDDLTLTLMMALERLSPLERAAFLLHDVFGMDFEQVAKAIDRDPAACRQLASRARAHVQEARPRFPVTEAKGHELASAFHAASRSGDTQSLQALLAQDVVMYADGGGKAKAVLNPIYGQEKLLRFFAGVSRNAAVKSAQLVHEGTIDGLPAYVTLEADGTLQTTALAIEDGRIVALYVTRNPDKLKGIRRAVVGEAS; encoded by the coding sequence CTGAACCCCGCGGACGTCTTCGACCCGCTCCGCCCCCGGCTGCTCCGCATCGCGTACCGGATGCTGGGCATCGTCGCGGAGGCGGAGGACGTGGTGCAGGAGGCGTATCTCCGGTGGCACCAGACGGACCGCGCGGCCGTGCGCGACGCCGAGGCCGTGCTCGTCCGCACGGTGACGCGCCTGTGCCTGGACGTCCTGAAGTCCGCGCGCGTCCGGCGCGAGGAGTACGTGGGCACGTGGCTTCCTGAGCCCATCATCGAGACAGTGGAGGGCGACGACTTGACGCTGACCCTGATGATGGCCCTGGAGCGTCTGTCCCCGCTGGAGCGGGCCGCGTTCCTCCTGCACGACGTGTTCGGCATGGACTTCGAGCAGGTGGCGAAGGCCATTGACCGGGACCCCGCCGCGTGCCGGCAGCTGGCCAGCCGGGCGAGGGCCCACGTGCAGGAGGCGCGTCCCCGCTTCCCCGTGACGGAGGCGAAGGGGCACGAGCTGGCCTCGGCGTTCCACGCCGCATCCCGGAGCGGAGACACGCAGTCGCTCCAGGCACTGCTGGCCCAGGACGTCGTCATGTATGCAGACGGCGGCGGCAAGGCGAAGGCGGTCCTCAACCCCATCTATGGCCAGGAGAAGCTGTTGCGCTTCTTCGCGGGGGTGAGCCGTAACGCGGCCGTGAAGTCGGCGCAGCTCGTGCACGAGGGCACCATCGACGGCCTGCCCGCGTACGTCACGCTGGAGGCGGATGGGACGCTGCAGACGACGGCGCTCGCCATCGAGGACGGCCGCATCGTCGCCCTCTACGTCACGCGCAACCCCGACAAGCTGAAGGGCATCCGGCGGGCCGTGGTGGGGGAGGCCTCGTAG
- a CDS encoding carboxymuconolactone decarboxylase family protein yields the protein MKTRMNAFAVAPDAVNLMMDFSKKVEALGLEPSLRELVKIRSSQLNGCAFCIHMHTRDARAHGETEERIYLLDGWRESPLYTERERAALGWTEALTLISQTHAPDEDYAALKPHFTEEEIVKLTLMIGVINSWNRFAIGFRSIHPVTARSDAA from the coding sequence ATGAAGACCCGCATGAATGCTTTCGCGGTCGCGCCGGACGCCGTCAACCTCATGATGGATTTCAGCAAGAAGGTGGAGGCCCTGGGGCTGGAGCCCAGCCTTCGCGAGCTGGTCAAGATCCGCTCCTCCCAGCTCAACGGCTGCGCCTTCTGCATCCACATGCACACCCGCGACGCCCGCGCGCATGGGGAGACGGAGGAGCGCATCTACCTGCTGGACGGCTGGCGTGAGTCGCCGCTGTACACCGAGCGTGAGCGGGCGGCCCTGGGCTGGACCGAGGCCCTGACGCTCATCTCCCAGACACACGCCCCGGATGAGGACTACGCTGCGCTCAAGCCGCACTTCACCGAAGAGGAGATCGTGAAGCTGACCCTCATGATTGGTGTCATCAACTCCTGGAACCGGTTCGCCATCGGCTTCCGGTCCATCCACCCGGTGACCGCTCGCAGTGACGCCGCCTGA
- a CDS encoding carboxymuconolactone decarboxylase family protein yields the protein MKARMNPFAVAPDALSLMKDFSKKVESLGLEPSLCELVKIRSSQMNGCAFCIHLHTRAARAHGETEERIYLLDGWRESPLYTGRERAALGWTEALTLVSETHAPDEDYAALKPHFTEEEIVKLTLLIGMINIANRIILGFRVVHPVTPRSEAA from the coding sequence ATGAAGGCTCGCATGAATCCTTTCGCGGTCGCGCCGGACGCCCTCAGCCTGATGAAGGATTTCAGCAAGAAGGTGGAGTCCCTGGGGCTGGAGCCGAGCCTCTGCGAGCTGGTCAAGATCCGCTCGTCCCAGATGAACGGCTGCGCCTTCTGCATCCACCTGCACACCCGCGCCGCCCGCGCGCATGGGGAGACGGAGGAGCGCATCTACCTGCTGGACGGCTGGCGTGAGTCGCCGCTCTACACCGGGCGCGAGCGCGCGGCCCTGGGCTGGACCGAGGCCCTGACGCTCGTCTCCGAGACGCACGCGCCCGACGAGGACTACGCCGCGCTCAAGCCGCACTTCACCGAGGAGGAGATCGTGAAGCTGACCCTCCTGATTGGCATGATCAACATCGCGAACCGGATCATCCTCGGCTTCCGGGTCGTGCACCCGGTGACCCCTCGCAGCGAAGCCGCCTGA
- a CDS encoding pyridoxamine 5'-phosphate oxidase family protein — MQTVTDVETLERLYGVVGQSSVLKEVDHLHPAYRPFIERSPFMVLATGGPGGLDASPRGDPAGFVVIEDAHTLLLPDRRGNNRIDSLRNILADPRVALLFFVPGVNETLRVNGRASIVIEPSMLERFPFEGKLPRSVLRITVETVFFQCSRSLIRAGLWDPARHVARAELPSNGAILEALSQGSINGGEYDRDLPGRLKTSLY; from the coding sequence ATGCAGACCGTGACGGATGTGGAGACGCTTGAGCGGCTGTACGGAGTGGTCGGGCAGTCGTCCGTACTCAAGGAGGTGGACCACCTCCACCCTGCGTACCGGCCCTTCATCGAGCGCTCGCCGTTCATGGTGCTGGCCACCGGGGGCCCTGGAGGGCTGGATGCGTCACCTCGGGGGGACCCCGCCGGCTTCGTGGTCATCGAGGACGCGCACACGTTGCTGCTGCCCGACCGCCGGGGGAACAACCGCATCGACTCGCTGCGGAACATCCTGGCGGATCCGCGAGTCGCGCTGCTGTTCTTCGTTCCCGGCGTCAACGAAACCCTGCGCGTCAACGGCCGGGCGAGCATCGTCATCGAGCCGTCGATGCTGGAGCGCTTCCCCTTCGAGGGGAAACTGCCGCGCTCCGTCCTGCGCATCACCGTGGAGACGGTCTTCTTCCAGTGCAGCCGCTCGCTGATCCGCGCGGGGCTCTGGGACCCGGCCCGCCACGTCGCGCGAGCGGAGCTGCCCAGCAACGGCGCCATCCTCGAAGCGCTTAGCCAGGGCTCCATCAACGGCGGTGAGTACGACCGCGACCTGCCGGGCCGGTTGAAGACGTCGCTGTACTGA
- a CDS encoding ABC transporter ATP-binding protein has product MAAIVLEGLVKAYGGTPVVRGLSLEVGQGELVSLLGPSGCGKTTTLRMLAGLEHPDAGTIRLGNDLVAGPGVRVPPEKRGLGMVFQSYAIWPHRSVEANVAYPLVLRKVPRHEVASRVREALRWVRLDAYASRMPHELSGGQLQRVALARALVAGPRVLLLDEPLSNLDAALREELRAEIAALRARLGTTLVFVTHDQGEALALSDRIAVMNRGVIEQVDTPERLYRQPATPFVAGFVGGANVLPGEVRAGAFHCSGTELAFELPLEAKGGSGTLVVRPEDLELGDTGTPLVLSARLFLGHAAEYRFPVGDAFLRVIGPALEGVRAGQTLRVRVRKATVFDAGA; this is encoded by the coding sequence ATGGCGGCCATCGTCCTGGAGGGACTGGTCAAGGCATACGGCGGGACGCCCGTCGTGCGCGGCCTCAGCCTGGAGGTGGGGCAGGGCGAGCTGGTGTCCCTGCTGGGGCCTTCTGGCTGCGGGAAGACGACGACGCTGCGGATGCTCGCGGGGCTGGAGCATCCGGACGCGGGCACCATCCGGCTGGGGAACGACCTCGTCGCCGGGCCCGGCGTGCGCGTTCCACCCGAGAAGCGCGGACTGGGCATGGTGTTCCAGAGCTACGCCATCTGGCCGCACCGCAGCGTGGAGGCGAACGTCGCCTATCCCCTCGTGCTCCGGAAGGTGCCCCGTCACGAGGTCGCCTCGCGCGTGCGCGAAGCCCTGCGTTGGGTGCGCCTGGATGCCTATGCGTCGCGGATGCCGCATGAGCTGTCCGGCGGACAGTTGCAGCGCGTGGCGCTCGCGCGGGCGCTGGTGGCGGGGCCTCGCGTGCTGCTGCTGGATGAACCCCTGTCGAACCTGGACGCGGCCCTGCGCGAGGAGCTACGCGCGGAGATCGCCGCGCTGCGGGCCCGGCTGGGCACGACGCTGGTCTTCGTCACGCACGACCAGGGCGAGGCGCTGGCCCTGTCGGACCGCATCGCCGTGATGAACCGGGGCGTCATCGAACAGGTGGACACGCCGGAGCGGCTGTACCGGCAACCCGCCACGCCGTTCGTCGCGGGCTTCGTCGGCGGCGCCAACGTGCTGCCGGGCGAGGTCCGCGCGGGCGCCTTCCACTGCTCGGGGACGGAGCTCGCCTTCGAGCTGCCCCTCGAAGCGAAGGGCGGATCGGGAACCCTCGTCGTGCGTCCGGAGGATCTGGAGCTGGGGGACACCGGCACGCCGCTGGTGCTCTCCGCGCGGCTGTTCCTCGGACACGCCGCGGAGTACCGCTTCCCGGTGGGTGACGCGTTCCTGCGCGTCATCGGACCGGCGCTGGAGGGCGTGCGCGCCGGTCAGACCCTCCGCGTGCGCGTGCGCAAGGCCACGGTGTTCGACGCGGGCGCTTGA